The following coding sequences lie in one Opisthocomus hoazin isolate bOpiHoa1 chromosome 7, bOpiHoa1.hap1, whole genome shotgun sequence genomic window:
- the LOC142362052 gene encoding uncharacterized protein LOC142362052 encodes MRGPPCQGLAAATRWGTAKRPELRKRSGGEQEREASEAAESPGSAESESCGGGQPRDRSYGRGVEESRREKRLKRQSLPAAPRARAAVSAGPSGPRRPSSASRLSPGSRSFPHCCDFCSFFFSLPPPTPSLLPCTCFLHLCLTSSLSPSFRSSLSALLPVAIFVFSVSLGLAQGPDFFKFLPLCPVACHFCRSVSPPSPCAAPSPSFALPPSGACGPLLSPPLISLSLSPRPCFFTPPVSALEPVRSSFILWLSLSSSQALFFNFVLLGPVPWCDFISFAVSPGPAPCQDFLIPPSLSCSPLLFSLSLCPSVRLPVFTYYFC; translated from the exons gtgggggacagccaagagaccggagttacggaagaggagtggaggagagcaggagagagaagcgtctgaagcggcagagtctcccggcagcgccgagagcgagagctgcg gtgggggacagccaagagaccggagttacggaagaggagtggaggagagcaggagagagaagcgtctgaagcggcagagtctcccggcagcgccgagagcgagagctgcggtgagtgccgggccctcggggccccgtcgcccctcttctgcgtccaggctttcccctggatcccgctctttcccacactgctgtgatttttgttctttttttttctccctgcctcccccaaccccctcccttctcccgtgtacctgctttctccatctctgtctgaccagctccctgtccccatcttttaggtcctccctctctgccctgttacccgtcgccatttttgttttctccgtctctctcggtctggctcaaggtcctgatttttttaagttcctccctctctgccccgtagcctgtcacttctgcaggtctgtttctccaccctctccctgtgcggctcccagcccctctttcgcacttcctccctctggagcctgtggcccgttgctttccccccctcttatttctctctctctgtctccccgcccctgttttttcactcctcctgtctctgctctagagcccgtcaggagttctttcatcctctggctctctctttccagttcccaggccctgtttttcaattttgtcctcctcggccctgtgccatggtgcgatttcatttcttttgccgtctctcccggtccggctccctgccaggattttttaatccctccctctctgtcttgtagcccattgctgttttctctgtctctgtgtccctctgtccggctccctgtctttacttattatttttgttga